One Desulfovibrio fairfieldensis genomic window carries:
- a CDS encoding LexA family protein, translated as MGFCRYQEGMDTPLFSPSLELLGASAPVRPGGREGLPLYLSPVEAGFPSPAEDDLDSRLDLHEYLVRNEAATFFLRAHGDSMLGAGIHDGDLLIVDRSVEAGHRRVVIAALDGELTVKRLLRRAGRVLLAPENPCFSPIDITEREYVHIWGVVTHVIHKL; from the coding sequence ATGGGCTTCTGCCGCTATCAAGAGGGCATGGATACGCCGCTCTTTTCTCCCTCTCTTGAACTGCTGGGCGCGTCGGCCCCGGTGCGCCCAGGCGGGCGCGAGGGCCTGCCGCTGTATCTTTCGCCCGTGGAGGCGGGTTTTCCCTCTCCGGCCGAGGACGATCTGGACAGCAGGCTCGACCTGCATGAATATCTGGTACGTAATGAGGCGGCTACCTTTTTTCTGCGCGCGCACGGTGATTCCATGCTGGGCGCGGGCATCCACGACGGGGATCTGCTTATTGTGGATCGCTCGGTGGAGGCCGGGCACAGGCGGGTGGTCATTGCCGCCCTGGACGGCGAGCTGACCGTCAAACGCCTGCTGCGGCGCGCCGGGCGGGTACTGTTGGCCCCCGAAAATCCGTGCTTTTCACCCATCGACATCACGGAACGAGAATATGTGCACATTTGGGGCGTGGTGACCCATGTCATCCATAAATTGTAA
- a CDS encoding Y-family DNA polymerase — protein sequence MSSINCKKPLWALVDCNNFYASCEKLFRPDLADRPVVVLSNNDGCIVSRSAEAKALGIPMGAPEFKIRPLLKELDVAVFSSNYALYGDISTRILAILEQHCPVVEPYSIDEAFLRLDAPLRANLPQFSRALRATILRWTGISVSIGLAETRTLAKVANHVAKNRTAYDGVFSLARPEADIDAVLAGTPVDEVWGVGRGQAKRLRAEGVRTALDLKRAGDLWLRKRLTVAGWRTALELRGLPCIGEGNAPAPRKALMSSRSFANKVRERAMLAQALSCFAARAGARLRREGLVAGGMAVHIRTSRHENARFYDQTVQLRFPAPTADSLSLINAAMSGLERIYRPGFGYAKAGVMLFDLEAEDRLQGSLLVPENAERRQRRERLMASLDAINRRFGRDAVAFGAQGLGEAPWHMRREHCSPRLTTDWKELPLARC from the coding sequence ATGTCATCCATAAATTGTAAAAAACCGCTCTGGGCCTTAGTGGACTGCAACAACTTCTACGCCTCCTGCGAGAAGCTGTTCCGGCCGGATCTGGCCGACCGGCCGGTGGTGGTGCTTTCCAACAACGACGGCTGCATCGTCTCCCGTTCCGCTGAGGCCAAGGCCCTGGGCATTCCCATGGGCGCGCCGGAATTCAAGATCCGCCCGCTGCTCAAGGAACTGGACGTGGCGGTTTTTTCCTCCAACTACGCCCTGTACGGGGATATTTCCACGCGTATTCTCGCCATTCTGGAGCAGCACTGTCCGGTGGTGGAGCCGTATTCCATTGACGAGGCCTTTCTTCGTCTGGATGCGCCCCTGCGGGCCAATCTGCCCCAATTCAGCCGCGCCCTGCGGGCGACCATTTTGCGCTGGACCGGCATCAGCGTGTCCATCGGCCTGGCGGAAACGCGCACCCTGGCCAAGGTGGCCAACCATGTCGCCAAAAACAGGACCGCCTATGACGGTGTTTTTTCCCTGGCCAGGCCGGAGGCGGACATCGACGCCGTGCTGGCCGGGACGCCTGTGGATGAGGTCTGGGGCGTGGGGCGCGGACAGGCCAAGCGGCTTCGGGCCGAGGGCGTGCGCACGGCCCTGGATCTGAAACGGGCCGGAGATCTCTGGCTGCGCAAGCGGCTCACCGTGGCGGGCTGGCGCACGGCCCTGGAACTGCGCGGTCTGCCCTGCATCGGGGAGGGCAATGCGCCCGCGCCCCGCAAGGCCCTGATGTCCTCGCGCTCCTTTGCGAACAAAGTCCGTGAACGCGCCATGCTGGCCCAGGCTTTGTCCTGCTTTGCCGCGCGCGCCGGGGCGCGCCTGCGTCGGGAGGGCCTTGTGGCCGGGGGCATGGCCGTGCATATCCGCACTTCCCGCCATGAAAACGCGCGGTTTTACGATCAAACGGTCCAGCTGCGCTTTCCCGCGCCCACGGCGGACAGCCTGAGCCTGATCAACGCCGCCATGAGTGGCTTGGAGCGCATCTACCGCCCCGGCTTCGGCTACGCCAAGGCCGGGGTCATGCTCTTTGACCTGGAGGCCGAAGACCGCCTTCAGGGCAGCCTGCTGGTGCCGGAAAACGCGGAGCGCCGACAACGGCGGGAACGCCTGATGGCATCCCTGGACGCCATCAACCGGCGTTTCGGCAGGGATGCCGTGGCCTTCGGAGCGCAGGGCCTGGGCGAGGCCCCCTGGCATATGCGCCGGGAGCACTGTTCTCCCCGTTTGACCACAGACTGGAAGGAATTGCCCCTGGCACGCTGCTGA
- a CDS encoding DUF1566 domain-containing protein, whose amino-acid sequence MGSGPGSEQDAARSKHLPPAAGRFQIQGDLVRDSLSGALWARNANLADFPLNWEEAHALAADMAAHKAHGCADWQLPPRRLLFSLLSHQYINPALPEGHPFTNVFSGYYWTADTCHRLPEQAWHIHLGGGRVTRVRKDEAALVWPVCLPKTEDAAPLFSPGERFALDGDSVRDQLTGLIWSRNADPLGRPLPWEEALAAVDGLNRAAQDRATDWRMPNIRELESLVDLQADSPALPEGHPFTNVRDVYWSSTTSVYEARYAWALYSRDGMVGVGFKPDTGFHLWPVHGKGKEVSRRL is encoded by the coding sequence ATGGGCTCCGGCCCGGGTTCCGAACAAGACGCCGCGCGGTCCAAACATCTCCCGCCCGCCGCCGGCCGCTTTCAGATTCAGGGCGATCTGGTGCGGGACAGCTTGAGCGGCGCGCTCTGGGCCCGCAACGCCAATCTCGCCGACTTTCCGCTCAACTGGGAGGAAGCCCACGCGCTGGCGGCGGATATGGCCGCCCATAAAGCCCATGGCTGCGCCGACTGGCAGTTGCCGCCCCGGCGGCTGCTCTTTTCCCTGCTCAGCCATCAATATATCAATCCGGCCCTGCCCGAGGGGCATCCCTTTACCAACGTCTTTTCCGGCTACTACTGGACCGCCGATACCTGCCACCGCCTGCCGGAACAGGCCTGGCACATTCATCTGGGCGGCGGCCGGGTGACCCGCGTCCGCAAGGACGAAGCCGCCCTGGTCTGGCCGGTCTGCCTGCCGAAAACAGAAGATGCCGCGCCTCTCTTTTCGCCCGGGGAGCGTTTTGCACTGGATGGCGACTCGGTGCGGGATCAACTTACAGGTTTGATCTGGAGCCGGAATGCCGATCCTCTGGGCCGCCCCCTGCCTTGGGAAGAAGCCCTGGCCGCCGTGGACGGACTCAACCGCGCGGCTCAGGACAGGGCCACGGACTGGCGCATGCCTAATATCAGGGAACTGGAAAGTCTGGTGGACCTTCAGGCCGACTCCCCGGCCCTGCCCGAAGGGCATCCTTTTACAAACGTGCGCGACGTGTACTGGTCGTCCACCACCAGCGTCTATGAAGCCCGTTACGCCTGGGCGCTTTACAGCCGCGACGGCATGGTGGGCGTGGGTTTCAAGCCTGACACCGGTTTTCATCTCTGGCCGGTGCACGGCAAGGGAAAAGAGGTTTCCCGGCGGCTTTGA
- a CDS encoding GntR family transcriptional regulator, translating into MSCSKLPAMESLERESVRSLYEQAADRLRSHFMGMRPGERVPTEAELTRFFQVGRSTIRKALQRLVEEGLLVRSPGKGTFIARAVPCIIHSIDRVSAFMDTFRRNGEDVRTQMIDFGWLGREVPLPEKLRDWPRPVLRFDRLYVSRGIPHAVARVCLPYTIGNHISSADMESTPVYRMLREKFAQEPMGSEFLVSCEQPPKNISDLLEVSPSTSLLVLERITRDASGNPLEYTTHFLRPDIYRLSVHLGEEGAGV; encoded by the coding sequence ATGTCATGCAGCAAGCTTCCCGCCATGGAAAGTCTGGAACGCGAAAGCGTCCGGTCCCTGTATGAGCAGGCCGCGGACCGGTTGCGCTCCCATTTCATGGGCATGCGCCCAGGGGAGCGCGTCCCCACCGAGGCCGAGCTGACCCGTTTTTTCCAGGTGGGACGTTCCACTATCCGCAAGGCCTTGCAGCGCCTGGTGGAAGAGGGGCTGCTGGTGCGCAGCCCCGGCAAGGGGACGTTTATCGCGCGTGCCGTGCCGTGCATCATTCACTCCATTGACCGCGTTTCCGCCTTTATGGACACCTTCCGCCGCAACGGAGAGGATGTGCGGACGCAGATGATCGACTTCGGCTGGCTGGGCAGGGAGGTGCCCCTGCCGGAAAAGTTGCGCGACTGGCCCCGGCCCGTCCTGCGTTTCGACCGCCTCTACGTCTCGCGGGGCATTCCGCACGCCGTGGCGCGGGTCTGCCTGCCGTACACCATCGGCAACCACATCAGTTCGGCGGACATGGAGTCCACGCCGGTGTACAGGATGCTGCGGGAAAAATTCGCGCAGGAGCCGATGGGCTCGGAATTTCTGGTCAGTTGCGAGCAGCCGCCCAAAAATATCAGCGACCTGCTGGAAGTTTCCCCCAGTACGTCCCTGCTGGTGCTGGAACGCATCACCAGGGACGCGTCGGGCAATCCCCTGGAATACACCACCCATTTCCTGCGCCCGGACATTTATCGCCTCAGTGTGCATCTGGGTGAGGAGGGGGCTGGTGTCTGA